The Agrobacterium vitis sequence TTTCGGCTCCTGGTAGAGCGCCTTGTTCTTCACGAACAGTTTCATGGCCAACAGCAGGATGGCGGAAAAGCCAAAGCCGATCAGCGGTGAGATCAACAGGGACAGGCCAATATTGGTCGCTTGCGACCAGTCGACGCCGCTGGTGGCCGAACCCGCCGGTGCCAGAAACTGATTGGCGAGACCGACACCGATAATCGAGCCGACCAGGGTGTGTGAACTGGAGGAGGGCAGGCCCAGATACCAGGTGCCGAGGTTCCAGACGATGGCAGCGATCAACAGGGCAAACACCATGGCAAGGCCGGAGCCTGAGCCAACCTGAAGGATCAGTTCCACCGGAAGAAGGGAAAGAATTCCGAAGGCGACAGCGCCGCTCGATGTCAGAACGCCGAGAAAATTGAAGAATCCCGACCACATGACCGCGAATTCAGCGGGCATCGAGCGGGTGTAGATCACGGTGGCGACGGCATTTGCCGTATCGTGGAAGCCGTTGACGAACTCAAACCCGAGCGCGATCAGCAGCGCAAGCCCCAAAAATATCCAGGGAACCGCGACGGTGCTGGTCAGATCCTGGCCAAGTGCGTAGCCGATATAGCCTAGTCCGACCAACAGGACCACGCCGAACACCGGCATGAACCACTTGCCCGATCCATGCGCCCGATCAAGGGGATGGCCCGCGCTGCCGAGCGGCGAATTCGAAGGCGCTAATTCAGCCATTCAAGGTCCTCACATTTGATATTTGTTAAGGAGTTTTGGCGGCTTTGAGTGAACCTTTCATGACACCCACCTCGCCACAGGCTTTCTCTTTAATGAAAGAGGTCACTGCGAAAGCGCATTTATGCCAGGCGCTAGGTAAGCAAAAACCTTTCCGGAAATTTGAGTAGTTGAGATGGATGCAATTTAAGCGATTATTTAATTTGTGGTTGCCCGAAGTCATACAGGCGGCTTGTTTCTTCTGTTTCAAAGAGTGAGTGAGCAATAAGTATATTTATTGTCATTGCGCCGTGACCTTTCACTAAACCTTCGCAGATCCGTTGTTTGGCTGTCATAATGCCGCCCCATTACACGCTCCGTCGAAGGAGCGCATAATGATGCAACATTCTCTAAAACTGGCTGGAATTGGAAAAAGCTTCGCATCTGATGATATTCTGAAGAATATCGATCTCGATGTCCGTCCTGGCGAGTTCCTGTCGCTTGTTGGCATGTCCGGCTGCGGCAAGTCGACCCTGTTGCGGATCATCGCTGGATTGGAGCGGCCCGATCGCGGCCAGGTTCTGATCGACAATTCGGATGTGACCGACATGGATCCGAGCGACCGCAACTTGGCGATGGTGTTCCAGTCCTATGCGCTCTATCCCCACATGACTGTGCGGCAGAACATTGCCACGCCGCTGCGGATGCGGCGCTTGTCGCTTGCGGGTCGATTGCCTTTGATCGGGCGTCTGGTTGCGCCTTCCGAGATTGTGAAAGACATCAAGCGCAGCGTTGAAGAGGCTGCGGAGACATTGCAGATTTCGCATCTTCTGGATCGCAGGCCTGCCCAGCTCTCAGGCGGCCAGCGGCAGCGTGTGGCGCTGGCGCGGGCGCTGGTGCGCTCGCCTGCCGCCTTCCTGATGGATGAGCCACTTTCCAATCTCGACGCCAAGCTTCGCGCCCATATGCGCGAAGAGCTTGCCGGCCTGCATCGCCGCCTTGGCGCGACCTTCATCTATGTCACCCATGATCAGATCGAGGCCATGACCATGTCGGACCGTGTCGCGCTGATGCATGAAGGCCGGATCGAGCAATTGGGGACACCCGATGAACTGTACCACCGGCCAGCGACATTGACGGTGGCGCGTTTCATCGGCACCCCCTCGATCAATCTTCTGCCTGTCATGATCGGCGTGCAGGGGCAGGTTACCGCTTTCGGAAAGGACCTCGACCTGAGGGCAACCGAACAGGATAGCGGACCGGCAACGCTAGGCCTTCGGCCCGAAGACCTGCGGACCCAAGATCTGAGGGCGGGCGGCAACGGCTTTGCCGTGCGCGTCCAGCGCAGCGAGACCCATGGCGCCGACCGGTTCGTAACCTGCCGTCTTGTCGATGATGAAACGGTCGTGGTGACGATGCGGCAAGGCGCGAGAGAAGCTATCGGTGCTGATGCACATGGTCTGATGACCATTGGCTTTACAGCTGAGCGCGCTCATCTGTTTGGCGCAGATGGCACGCGCTGCGCCGTTTCTATTCGTGAACGGGTGGCGGCATGAGCGCCGTCTCGTCCTCCACTGTGCTAACAGCCAGACCTGTTGCGATCCGTCGGACAATGGAGCGCAGGATGGTCCGCCGTGGCCTGTTGTTTGCCGCTCCGGCCGGTCTGCTGCTTCTGGCGATCTATATCATTCCGATGCTGGTGCTGGCCGCTTTTTCGGTGACGGATTATCAGCTCGGTGCTCTCACCATTCACTTTGTCGGGCTCGGAAATTTCATCAAGGCCTTTCACGATCCCGTCTTCACGCGTGCGGTGATCAACACGGCGATCTACGCCGTGATCGTCATTCCCTTTGGCGTGTTCCTGGCGCTCGGCGTGGCGCTTCTGGTTCATAATCGCAAGCGCAGCCGGGCCTTCTGGGAAGTCGCCTATTTCCTTCCGGTTACCGCGACGCTCGTGGCGATGGCGACGGTCTGGCAATTCCTGCTGCACCCCTCACTCGGGCCGGTGAATGCGGCAATCAAATGGCTGGGCTTCGAGCCCGTCGCCTTCCTGTCCAATCCGATGCTGCTCATTCCAACCATGGCATGGATTGGCATCTGGCAGGTTCTTGGCTTCAACATGGTGTTGTTCCTTGCCGGGCTGACGGCCATTCCCAAGGATTTGCACGAGGCCGTTCGGCTGGACGGTGCCAAAAATGCCATCGACCGGTTTTTCACCGTCACCTGGCCCATGCTGGGACCGACCACCTTGTTCGTGGTTGTCACAACCTCGATCTCGGCTTTCAAGGTGTTCGAAACCGTCGCGGTGCTGACCAAGGGCCGTTCGGGGTCGGAAACCCTGCTGTTCGATCTCTATCTCGAAGGGTTCGAATATTCGAATACCGGTTACGCCGCAGCTTTGACGCTGCTCTTCCTCGCCATCGTCCTGATCCTGTCGATTGGCCAGACACTGCATATGGACCGGAAGGTACATTATTAATGATCCGGCTTCGTACCTATCTTCCGCACGTCGTTTTGGCTGCTGGCGCTTTCGTCATGCTCTTGCCGTTCTACTGGATGGTTTTGACTTCGATCCGTTCGCCATCGGAAATATTCAATGTTTCCCTCTGGCCGATCCCGGAAAAATTCGAGGGTCTGGAAAACTACGCAAGGGCTGCCAGTCAGGTGCCGATGGCACGCTTCATGCTGAATGGCGTCATCGTCTGTTTTGGCATCCTGTTCGTCCAGGTCCTGACCGCGGTTCCCGCAGCCTATGCCTTGGCAAAACTTCGCTTCCCAGGGCGAAAACTGTTGTTGACGCTGGTGATTGCCGCGCTCTGCGTGCCGATCCAGGCACTGGCCTTGCCTCTCTTTGTCGGACTGGCGAAGGCACAACTCCTCAACACCTATTTCGCCATGATGGCGCCCTTCTTCCTGTCGGTTTTTGCAATCTTCCTGTTTCACCAATCTTTCCGCAGCTATCCCGATGAAATCATCGAGGCGGCACGGATGGATGGTTTTTCCGAGATGGAAATCTGCTGGGGCCTGGTCTTGCGAGGCTCACTGCCGTCGCTTGCGGCGTTTGCAGTCTTTTCGCTGGTTGCCCATTGGAATGATCTCTATTGGCCGATGATCGTGATTTCCGACACCAATCTGGCTCCGCCGCCTCTGGGCATGCTGTTGTTCGCGGATGTCGAATCCGGTGCGAATTACGGTGCGCTTATGGCTGGCGCAACACTAATTACCGCGCCGATGGTGCTGTGCTTCCTCCTGGCACGGCGGCACTTCATCGCGGGTATCACCATGACCGGCGTCAAGTGACGTCGTTCACATGCTCCTCCTCCCAACCTTTTCGGAGACGACAATGAAAATGAACCGACGCACCGTGGTGAGCGGTCTGGCTTTCGGCCTGGCTGCTGCCGCGCTTTCCACGCCCGTGCTGGCTGCTGACGAAGTCACGCTCAACGTGCTTTACAATCTGCCAGGCTTCACAAAATTCCATCAGCCGCTGGCCGATGCGTTCATGAAGAACAATCCCAATGTAAAGATCAATTTTCTGGCGCCCGCTCCAGGCTATAACGAGGGTCAGCAGCAGGTTCTGCGCGCCGCCGTGACCGGCAATCTACCCGATGTTTATTTCTCAGGCTTCAACCTGACCGCCGAACTCGTTCACACACTGGCGCCCCGCAACCAGATCACCGATCTGGCGCCGTTTATCGCGGCGGAAGGCGGCCAGGCCTTCCTCGACAAAAATTACAACCCGAAAATGGCGGCCCTCGGCCAGATTGATGGTAAGCAATACGGCCTGCCCGTCAATGCCTCTTCGCCAATCATCTATATCAATGCTGACCTGGTGAAGAAGGCTGGCGGCGATCCGGACAATATGCCGAAAACCTTTCCCGAACTGATCGCGCTGGCCAAGAAGATCCACGGGCTCGATCCGAAAATCTCCGGCATGAGCTACGACATCAATGGTTGGCCGGATGATTGGCTTTGGCAGGCATTGATTCTCGAGCAGGGCGGCACATTGGTCAATGAAAAGACCAAGACTGTGGCTTTTGACAACGAGATTGGCCTCAATGCTCTGAAAATGATTCGCCAGTTCGTGACCGAGGGTGGTCAGACCCTGCTCGACTGGGACCAGTCCCGTCAGCAATTCGGTGCCGGTCTCACCGGTTTCATCTTCTCGACACCGGCTCATGTCCAGACGATCGAGGGACTGGTGGGCGACCGTTTCAAGCTGAAGACGGCAACCTTCCCGCTGGACAACCCGGAAAAAGGTGGCGTGCCGACGGGCGGCAACTCAGCCGTGATCCTGACGCAGGACAAGGCCAAGCAGGACGCCGCCTGGAAATACCTGAAATGGATCACCGGTCCTGAGGCCCAGAACACCATCGTGCGGATCACCGGCTATCTGCCGACCAACAAGCTTGCAACCGGTTCGGACTATCTCGCGCCTTATTATGCCGAGCATCCGAATGTAAAGACCGCCTCGCTCCAGGCAGACCGGTCCTTGCCGTGGGCCGGTTATCCAGGTGGGGATTCCGTTCGCGTCTGGCGCACGCAGCGCGACATTATCGGCACGGTAATGCGCGGTGAAGTGACGCCGGAGGTTGGCCTAAAGCAGATGGTCGACCAGACCAACGCATTGTTGAAATAACCAATCGTTCAGGGAATCGACGATGCTTGTGCATCGTCCTTTTGAAGAACGGCAAAGCTGCGGGGAATTTTCTCCGCGGCCATTTTCCAGAAAGACGGATAATGAAGATCATCCAGATCACCGATACCCATCTCATGCCACCGGGCATCATCGTCAACGGCGTCGACCCTGAAAAGCAGCTGCGTGCGGCGGTGGGTGACATTGTTGAAAAGCATGCCGATGCAGATCTTCTGGTGATGACCGGTGATCTCTGCAATCACGGCGATCCCGAGGCCTACGAACTTCTACGCGAAATTCTGGCGCCGGTACCCTTCGACATCCGCCTGATGCTTGGCAACCATGATCGCAGGCCGGAATTCCAGGCGGCTTTTCCAGCCCAGCCATGTGATAGCAATGGTTACATCCAATCCTTTGCGGATACGGAATTCGGACGGCTGCTGTTTCTGGACAGTCATGAAGCGGGTGTCATCGGCGGCATGTACGGTGCCGACCGCCTTGCATGGCTCGATACTACCTTGGAAAGCGCTGGCGATTTGCCCGTCACAGTTTTCATCCATCATCCACCGATGGATTGCGGTATCAGGCATTTCGAAAACATCGGCCTGCATGACGATGGCGCGCTGATGCGCCGCCTTAGCACCCATCGGCCAGGTATCCGTCATATTGTGTTCGGTCATATCCATGTGCCGCTTGCCGGCACAAGCGCTGAAGGCATCAGCTATAGTTCCGGTCAGGCTTGCGCGCACCGCTTCATCACCGATCTCGATGCGCCCGACCCGCTCTGGACCGGTGGCAATCCCTGCTATCGGATCATTTGCCTTGATGATCACGGACTGCGTGCCTATGGCGCCGAAGTGGGGGAGGCTATCTTCGGGCAAGCGTCCATTTGCGAAGGGCCATGAAGACATCCCAGTGAATTGGATGGCTTTGTGGTTCGCATTGGAACAAGCAGATGAAACCGCACCGCTGTCTCCAGCGGTGCGGTTTTCGTTATCGTATTATCGCTGTACCGAGATGAAATGATCCGTGGTGAACTCTTCAACGGCCCATTTGCCGTTAAAGCGCCCAAGACCGGAGTTTTTCTCTCCACCAAACATCACATGCGGATAGTCATGGATGGTGATGTCGTTGATATGGGACATTCCAGCCTCAATCTGCTGGGCAAAGGCCAATCCACGGGCCGCATCGCGGGTGAAAACGGCGCTGGAAAGGCCGAATTCGGTGTCATTGGCGAAAGCCAAGGCCTGGGCTTCATCTTGAGCGCGGATGATCGGTGCGACCGGGCCAAAGATCTCATTGCGGGCGAAGTCGGAATCATTGGTTACGTCGGCGAAGACATGCGGTGCAACCACCCGTCCCTCGATTGGGCCGGATACGCATTCGCGGAAGCCGCTGTCGCGCGCCCGCGCAATACTTGCGGTGACGCTGCGCAGCTGGCTGTCGTTGCAGAGCGGGCCGATCAAGGTATCCGGCTCGTTCGGGTTTCCGAATTTGATCGTCTTTACTGCAGCAGTAAACGCCTCGACGAAGTTGTCATAAATCGAGGCATCAACGATGATGCGGTTCGTGCTCATGCAGATTTGGCCTTGATGCATGAAGCGGCCGATCAGGGCTGCTCCCACGGCCTTTTCCAGGTCGGCATCATCGAGAACCACCAGCGGTGCATTGCCGCCAAGCTCAAGGCCTACACGCTTGAGCAGGGAGGATTCACCCGCCACCTGGGCGATATGGCGTCCGACAGGTGTGGAGCCGGTGAAGGTGAGGACGCGAGGAACCGGATGACGCGAGAAAGCGTCGCCGATGACGCTCGAGCTACCGACCACGACATTGAGCAAGCCTGCGGGCAGGCCAGCTTCCTCATAGATCTTGGCCAACAGAAGGCCGCCTGTGACCGGCGTGTCGTTCGATGGTTTCAAAACCACGGCATTTCCAAGCGCAAGCGCTGGCGCCACAGAACGGTTCGACAGATGCAGCGGAAAATTCCACGGGCTGATGACGCCGACGACGCCGACGGGCTTTTTGTAAACCCGGGCTTCCTTGCCTGGCTTGTCGACTGGAATGATATGTCCCTGGGCGGCAGCGGGCAAGGTGAAGGCTTCCAGCATGCCAGCGCGCACCGCGCCCCATTCTATGCCAGCTTTGATGCGCGTACTGCCGGATTCACGGATAATCCAGCTAATGATTTCTTCCTTGCGGGCGTCAAGAATCGAGACCGCTCTCAGGAACACCGCTGCGCGCTCGCTCGGCAATACCCGCGCCCATTCGGTTTGGGCAGCCTTGGCTGCACCGAATGCACGATCGAGGTCACCAAGACTTGCCTGGGCGATTTCCGCCACAACCGTATCATCGTAAGGATTACGATCGATGGCGGTGTTTCCCTCGGTGCCTTCCACCCAGCGACCGGCAATATACTGTCCGGAAAACCCTTCATAGGCCTGTGGTTGGAATGCGGACTGACCAATATTCTGTTGCAAGACGTCTCCTCCTCTTGCCGGTTTTACGCGCCTTCGCCACGCCAATGCCGCCAGCATAGGATGGCGGTAAACGAAGGCGGTCTATCTCTTTGCGGCGGGAAGAATACGGCGAAAGCCTCAGTCAATCAATACGAATTATTGATTTATGATAAAAATGGTAATTCATAATTTTTATTGTATCAATAAATGATTTTATAAAGCGCTCAGTCCGTTGTCTTTTATGCTCTCGCTTTTTAAAGGCTCATAGCCTGGCCGCTTTATCCGTTTCTTAGAGTTTGTCAGGGAAAAGTGGAAACCGGTTTTCCCGAAAAGACAAGCGAAAACAAGAAAATCTAGTGTCTGTCTGGTTCAATCTGAACCTGACAGACACTAGAGGAAATCGGTTCTGGATAGTTCCTCCGTGTTTTCAAAGGCATTCTCCACCCAATCCAGAATAGTTTTTACGTCCTTTGGTTGCGTCGTGTCGATATTCAAAGCCGGGCCAAGCCCGATGGGTTTCGCACGCTGCGCAAGTTCGATAAGTTCCGGGATATAGGATGCGCCGGGATGACCGGGAAGGCGATTTTCAAGCCTTGATCTATAGCGCTCGCCTATCGTCTCGGCGGGGGCGTGGCACCAGAGTTCAACGATCTGCGTGATGCCGGCCATGGCGATATGCTGTTGCAGAACATCTGCTGGCTGAAATCCAA is a genomic window containing:
- a CDS encoding ABC transporter ATP-binding protein — protein: MMQHSLKLAGIGKSFASDDILKNIDLDVRPGEFLSLVGMSGCGKSTLLRIIAGLERPDRGQVLIDNSDVTDMDPSDRNLAMVFQSYALYPHMTVRQNIATPLRMRRLSLAGRLPLIGRLVAPSEIVKDIKRSVEEAAETLQISHLLDRRPAQLSGGQRQRVALARALVRSPAAFLMDEPLSNLDAKLRAHMREELAGLHRRLGATFIYVTHDQIEAMTMSDRVALMHEGRIEQLGTPDELYHRPATLTVARFIGTPSINLLPVMIGVQGQVTAFGKDLDLRATEQDSGPATLGLRPEDLRTQDLRAGGNGFAVRVQRSETHGADRFVTCRLVDDETVVVTMRQGAREAIGADAHGLMTIGFTAERAHLFGADGTRCAVSIRERVAA
- a CDS encoding sugar ABC transporter permease, with amino-acid sequence MERRMVRRGLLFAAPAGLLLLAIYIIPMLVLAAFSVTDYQLGALTIHFVGLGNFIKAFHDPVFTRAVINTAIYAVIVIPFGVFLALGVALLVHNRKRSRAFWEVAYFLPVTATLVAMATVWQFLLHPSLGPVNAAIKWLGFEPVAFLSNPMLLIPTMAWIGIWQVLGFNMVLFLAGLTAIPKDLHEAVRLDGAKNAIDRFFTVTWPMLGPTTLFVVVTTSISAFKVFETVAVLTKGRSGSETLLFDLYLEGFEYSNTGYAAALTLLFLAIVLILSIGQTLHMDRKVHY
- a CDS encoding carbohydrate ABC transporter permease, which produces MIRLRTYLPHVVLAAGAFVMLLPFYWMVLTSIRSPSEIFNVSLWPIPEKFEGLENYARAASQVPMARFMLNGVIVCFGILFVQVLTAVPAAYALAKLRFPGRKLLLTLVIAALCVPIQALALPLFVGLAKAQLLNTYFAMMAPFFLSVFAIFLFHQSFRSYPDEIIEAARMDGFSEMEICWGLVLRGSLPSLAAFAVFSLVAHWNDLYWPMIVISDTNLAPPPLGMLLFADVESGANYGALMAGATLITAPMVLCFLLARRHFIAGITMTGVK
- a CDS encoding ABC transporter substrate-binding protein translates to MKMNRRTVVSGLAFGLAAAALSTPVLAADEVTLNVLYNLPGFTKFHQPLADAFMKNNPNVKINFLAPAPGYNEGQQQVLRAAVTGNLPDVYFSGFNLTAELVHTLAPRNQITDLAPFIAAEGGQAFLDKNYNPKMAALGQIDGKQYGLPVNASSPIIYINADLVKKAGGDPDNMPKTFPELIALAKKIHGLDPKISGMSYDINGWPDDWLWQALILEQGGTLVNEKTKTVAFDNEIGLNALKMIRQFVTEGGQTLLDWDQSRQQFGAGLTGFIFSTPAHVQTIEGLVGDRFKLKTATFPLDNPEKGGVPTGGNSAVILTQDKAKQDAAWKYLKWITGPEAQNTIVRITGYLPTNKLATGSDYLAPYYAEHPNVKTASLQADRSLPWAGYPGGDSVRVWRTQRDIIGTVMRGEVTPEVGLKQMVDQTNALLK
- a CDS encoding phosphodiesterase — encoded protein: MKIIQITDTHLMPPGIIVNGVDPEKQLRAAVGDIVEKHADADLLVMTGDLCNHGDPEAYELLREILAPVPFDIRLMLGNHDRRPEFQAAFPAQPCDSNGYIQSFADTEFGRLLFLDSHEAGVIGGMYGADRLAWLDTTLESAGDLPVTVFIHHPPMDCGIRHFENIGLHDDGALMRRLSTHRPGIRHIVFGHIHVPLAGTSAEGISYSSGQACAHRFITDLDAPDPLWTGGNPCYRIICLDDHGLRAYGAEVGEAIFGQASICEGP
- a CDS encoding aldehyde dehydrogenase family protein; this encodes MQQNIGQSAFQPQAYEGFSGQYIAGRWVEGTEGNTAIDRNPYDDTVVAEIAQASLGDLDRAFGAAKAAQTEWARVLPSERAAVFLRAVSILDARKEEIISWIIRESGSTRIKAGIEWGAVRAGMLEAFTLPAAAQGHIIPVDKPGKEARVYKKPVGVVGVISPWNFPLHLSNRSVAPALALGNAVVLKPSNDTPVTGGLLLAKIYEEAGLPAGLLNVVVGSSSVIGDAFSRHPVPRVLTFTGSTPVGRHIAQVAGESSLLKRVGLELGGNAPLVVLDDADLEKAVGAALIGRFMHQGQICMSTNRIIVDASIYDNFVEAFTAAVKTIKFGNPNEPDTLIGPLCNDSQLRSVTASIARARDSGFRECVSGPIEGRVVAPHVFADVTNDSDFARNEIFGPVAPIIRAQDEAQALAFANDTEFGLSSAVFTRDAARGLAFAQQIEAGMSHINDITIHDYPHVMFGGEKNSGLGRFNGKWAVEEFTTDHFISVQR